One Pseudomonas brassicacearum genomic region harbors:
- a CDS encoding methyl-accepting chemotaxis protein produces the protein MSAVLSLLQSRLLRPVFVTLGIALLVQVLVAVALTRSTVTALEADLGARLGGDSQKLSGELEQAGREVTSSLDSLSVNTRQRLTAGLSARLKDEQAQLRTTLEKTLKDSANDMAQLLASVAPRAMWDNDVPTLSEFARRAQRNPNVLFVIYDDAAGEHLTRYLNRENPINKALLEKGKGERALDKVLDAAKSDPSVYYLEASINPNGVEIGKVLMGVSTASVDADLKALDQRFSALIASSDQLVGDSLKGAAADSAAAMRGRLESAQATATQMQTNTASTVQDAAGTLRWRIGMGLSLVGFGVLVLLAVVLGRRVVNRLKLLIAAMNDLAAGDGDLTKRVQISSKDEIGEMASAVNRFVDKLQPIVREAGDVAQRTGQEIGAMTLRNSGADAAAGMQRDEVAESLRALSQMADEAQSESHAMQAALQQVVEIRKATDENTRTSAKVGGLIEALAGQVDTGAKVIERLAQQSEQIEVVLTVIHGIAEQTNLLALNAAIEAARAGETGRGFAVVADEVRALASKTQSSTGDIQAHIVALQQGAREAVAAIGQAGRQASEGLLVLRDSARLQQSVQASVEQVHAAIGLATQAAAHQAQGAQAVRGRVETIHAQAEKAAQAVVETTASGKVLDSLAAQLKASLGQFRA, from the coding sequence GTGTCGGCCGTTCTCTCACTGTTACAAAGCCGTCTGTTGCGGCCCGTATTCGTTACCTTGGGTATCGCCCTTTTGGTGCAGGTGCTGGTGGCTGTCGCGCTGACACGAAGCACGGTCACCGCGCTGGAGGCCGATCTAGGCGCTCGGCTGGGGGGCGACAGTCAGAAATTGTCTGGCGAACTCGAGCAGGCCGGGCGCGAGGTCACCTCGAGCCTGGACAGTTTGTCTGTCAACACCCGCCAGCGTCTCACTGCCGGTTTGTCTGCGCGGCTGAAGGACGAACAGGCGCAATTGCGGACGACGCTGGAGAAAACGCTCAAGGATTCCGCCAATGATATGGCGCAACTCCTGGCCTCCGTCGCACCCCGCGCCATGTGGGACAACGACGTGCCCACGCTTTCCGAGTTTGCTCGTCGGGCCCAGCGCAATCCCAATGTGCTGTTCGTCATCTATGACGATGCCGCCGGAGAGCACCTGACCCGTTATCTGAACCGGGAAAACCCGATCAACAAGGCGTTGCTGGAAAAAGGCAAGGGCGAGCGGGCGCTGGACAAAGTGTTGGATGCGGCGAAGAGCGATCCGTCGGTGTATTACCTCGAAGCCTCGATCAACCCCAACGGCGTGGAGATCGGCAAAGTCTTGATGGGGGTTTCCACAGCCTCCGTTGACGCCGACCTGAAGGCACTGGACCAGCGTTTTTCGGCCCTGATCGCCAGCAGCGACCAGTTGGTCGGTGACAGCCTCAAGGGTGCGGCAGCCGACAGCGCCGCCGCCATGCGCGGTCGCCTGGAATCGGCTCAGGCCACGGCCACGCAAATGCAGACCAACACCGCCAGCACCGTGCAGGACGCGGCGGGCACCTTGCGTTGGCGCATCGGCATGGGCCTGTCGCTGGTGGGCTTCGGCGTATTGGTTCTGCTGGCCGTGGTACTGGGGCGTCGGGTGGTCAATCGCTTGAAGTTGTTGATCGCGGCCATGAACGACCTGGCGGCGGGCGATGGCGATCTGACCAAACGTGTGCAGATCAGCAGCAAGGATGAAATTGGCGAGATGGCTTCGGCGGTCAATCGCTTTGTGGATAAGTTGCAACCGATTGTGCGAGAGGCGGGCGACGTGGCCCAGCGCACCGGGCAGGAAATTGGCGCGATGACTCTGCGTAACTCCGGCGCTGACGCGGCGGCTGGCATGCAGCGTGATGAAGTGGCCGAGAGCCTGCGGGCGCTCTCGCAAATGGCTGATGAAGCGCAGTCGGAAAGCCACGCGATGCAGGCGGCCTTGCAGCAAGTGGTGGAGATTCGCAAGGCCACCGATGAAAACACCCGCACCTCGGCCAAGGTTGGTGGTTTGATCGAGGCGTTGGCCGGGCAGGTGGATACCGGGGCGAAGGTGATCGAACGCCTGGCGCAGCAGAGTGAGCAGATCGAAGTGGTGCTGACCGTGATTCATGGCATTGCCGAGCAGACCAATCTGCTGGCCTTGAACGCAGCCATCGAAGCGGCGCGGGCTGGGGAGACCGGGCGTGGGTTTGCGGTGGTGGCGGATGAGGTGCGGGCGTTGGCGAGCAAGACCCAGAGTTCGACTGGTGACATCCAGGCGCACATTGTGGCTTTGCAGCAGGGTGCTCGCGAGGCGGTGGCGGCTATCGGCCAGGCTGGGCGCCAGGCCAGTGAGGGCTTGCTGGTGTTGCGTGACAGTGCGCGTTTGCAGCAGTCGGTTCAGGCTTCTGTGGAGCAGGTGCATGCGGCTATTGGTCTGGCGACTCAGGCGGCGGCCCATCAGGCTCAGGGTGCGCAGGCGGTGCGTGGGCGGGTGGAGACCATTCATGCCCAGGCTGAGAAAGCCGCTCAGGCTGTGGTCGAGACTACGGCCAGTGGCAAGGTGTTGGATAGTTTGGCGGCGCAGTTGAAGGCGAGTTTGGGGCAGTTCAGGGCCTGA
- a CDS encoding ABC transporter permease, whose amino-acid sequence MTPSLSAPHPTASYVPRRKRPPLGVLLPVLLLVFLSALPLLYVIVKAWQAGWAEALHLLWRPYVFGLLRNTLALMVGVTLACGIIGLSLAWLLERSNLPGRRLWGVILCLPFAVPAFVSSFTWVSLSAQFEGLGGAILVMTLSKYPLIFLPVAATLRNLDPSLEESARTLGQNRWGVFFRVTLPLLWPSLLAGSLLIALHMLVEFGALSIIGLQTFTTAIYQQFELEFSNANAAMLSAVLLALCLILLWLELRVRGKGRHVRTGQGAARQAEQVRLGPWAVLGQVYCLALTIIGSGIPLGMLVYWLAVGTSAAFPVGEISEALLSSLALSLGGAALCLVLAVPVGLLVVRYKGRLALWAERLPYLLHALPGLVIALSLVYFALHYVPALYQTSGLLLIAYALLFLPLAQAPVRTALNKAAPQLEEAARTLGASSFSAFCRVTLPIIFPALGAAFALVFLDAMKELTATLLLSPTGLNTLATAVWAHTSNVEFAAAAPYAALLIVVSGLPVYLLTTRMYLSR is encoded by the coding sequence ATGACCCCATCGCTAAGCGCCCCGCACCCCACAGCAAGCTACGTTCCGCGCCGCAAGCGCCCACCGCTCGGAGTGTTGCTGCCGGTGCTGCTGTTGGTGTTCCTGAGCGCACTGCCGCTGCTCTACGTCATCGTGAAGGCCTGGCAAGCTGGCTGGGCCGAAGCGTTGCACCTGTTGTGGCGCCCCTATGTATTCGGGCTGCTGCGCAACACCCTGGCACTGATGGTCGGCGTCACGCTGGCCTGCGGGATCATCGGCCTGTCCCTGGCCTGGCTGCTGGAGCGCAGCAACCTGCCGGGACGCCGGCTATGGGGCGTCATCCTCTGCCTGCCGTTCGCGGTGCCGGCGTTTGTCAGCAGCTTCACCTGGGTGTCCCTCAGCGCCCAGTTCGAAGGCCTGGGCGGCGCGATCCTGGTGATGACCCTGTCCAAGTACCCACTGATCTTTCTCCCGGTGGCGGCGACATTGCGCAACCTGGACCCCTCCCTCGAAGAGTCAGCTCGCACCCTGGGGCAAAATCGTTGGGGGGTGTTCTTTCGTGTCACGTTACCGCTGCTCTGGCCTTCGCTGCTGGCCGGCTCATTGCTGATCGCATTGCACATGCTGGTGGAATTCGGCGCGCTGTCGATCATCGGCCTGCAAACCTTTACCACCGCGATCTATCAACAATTCGAGCTGGAATTCAGCAACGCCAATGCCGCCATGCTGTCGGCGGTGCTACTGGCGCTGTGTTTGATTCTGCTGTGGCTGGAACTGCGGGTGCGCGGCAAGGGCCGGCATGTGCGCACCGGCCAGGGCGCGGCGCGACAGGCCGAACAAGTCCGGCTGGGGCCTTGGGCTGTTCTCGGGCAGGTGTATTGCCTGGCACTGACGATCATCGGCAGCGGCATTCCCCTGGGGATGCTGGTGTATTGGCTGGCAGTGGGCACCTCCGCCGCGTTCCCGGTGGGCGAAATCAGCGAGGCATTGCTGTCGTCCCTGGCGCTCTCTCTCGGAGGCGCCGCGCTCTGCCTGGTGCTGGCGGTGCCGGTCGGTCTGTTGGTGGTGCGTTACAAGGGCCGCCTGGCGCTATGGGCCGAACGCCTGCCGTACTTGCTCCACGCCTTGCCAGGACTGGTGATTGCCCTGAGCCTGGTGTATTTCGCGCTGCACTACGTGCCGGCGCTGTATCAGACGTCAGGGCTGCTGCTGATCGCCTACGCGCTGCTGTTCCTGCCACTGGCCCAGGCGCCGGTGCGTACTGCGCTGAACAAGGCAGCACCGCAATTGGAAGAAGCCGCGCGCACATTGGGGGCTTCGTCGTTCAGTGCATTTTGCCGAGTGACCTTGCCGATCATCTTCCCGGCGCTTGGGGCGGCATTTGCCTTGGTGTTCCTGGATGCGATGAAGGAACTGACGGCCACGCTATTACTGAGCCCTACCGGGCTCAACACGTTGGCGACGGCGGTCTGGGCCCATACATCCAATGTGGAGTTCGCAGCCGCGGCGCCTTATGCGGCGCTGTTGATTGTAGTGTCGGGGTTGCCGGTTTATTTGCTGACGACGCGGATGTACCTGAGCCGCTGA
- a CDS encoding extracellular solute-binding protein: protein MMFRTTLYRALTCTLLGLTLATPLAHAADKVELTLYNGQHKEVGDELAKAFEAKTGIHVKVRKGSSNQLASQVVEEGDRSPADVIYTEESPPLNKLGEQGLLAKIDDATLNVLPKDYVAGNGTWMGVTARVRVVAYNPKLIDEKDLPKTVLDFAQPQWQGKVGFVPTSGAFQEQAVAIIKLHGMDAAEEWLTGLRAFGKVYSNNMVALKAVENGEVASVLVNNYYWFALQREKGQLDSKLHYFTGGDAGGLVTVSSAAALKSSKHPKEAQQLLAYMASEEGQRVITQTSAEYPLHKGMASDRGLKPFSELEPPKVTPADLGNAEEALELEREVGLN, encoded by the coding sequence ATGATGTTTCGAACCACCCTTTACCGCGCCCTGACCTGCACCCTGCTCGGCCTGACCCTCGCAACGCCCCTCGCCCACGCCGCCGACAAGGTGGAACTCACCCTCTACAACGGCCAGCACAAGGAAGTCGGCGACGAATTGGCCAAGGCCTTCGAAGCCAAGACCGGCATTCACGTCAAGGTGCGCAAAGGCAGCAGCAACCAGCTTGCCAGCCAGGTGGTCGAAGAAGGCGACCGCTCGCCGGCCGATGTGATCTACACCGAGGAATCGCCGCCCCTGAACAAACTCGGCGAACAAGGCCTGTTGGCAAAAATCGACGACGCGACCCTCAACGTCCTGCCCAAGGACTACGTCGCCGGCAACGGCACCTGGATGGGCGTCACCGCCCGCGTGCGCGTAGTGGCCTACAACCCGAAGCTGATCGACGAAAAAGACTTGCCCAAAACCGTCCTCGATTTCGCCCAGCCACAATGGCAAGGCAAGGTCGGCTTCGTACCGACCAGTGGTGCGTTCCAGGAACAAGCCGTCGCCATTATCAAATTGCACGGAATGGACGCCGCCGAAGAATGGCTCACCGGCCTGCGCGCCTTCGGCAAGGTCTACAGCAACAATATGGTTGCCCTCAAGGCTGTGGAAAACGGCGAAGTCGCGAGCGTCTTGGTGAACAACTATTACTGGTTCGCCCTGCAACGGGAGAAGGGCCAGCTCGACTCCAAGTTGCATTACTTCACCGGTGGCGATGCCGGCGGCCTGGTAACCGTGTCCAGCGCCGCCGCGCTGAAATCCAGCAAACATCCTAAAGAAGCCCAACAACTGCTCGCCTACATGGCCAGCGAAGAAGGCCAACGCGTGATCACCCAGACGTCCGCCGAGTATCCGCTGCACAAAGGCATGGCCTCGGATCGAGGCCTCAAGCCCTTCAGCGAGCTGGAGCCACCGAAAGTCACCCCGGCCGACCTCGGCAACGCCGAAGAGGCTCTGGAACTGGAACGCGAAGTCGGCCTGAACTGA